A region from the Triticum urartu cultivar G1812 chromosome 1, Tu2.1, whole genome shotgun sequence genome encodes:
- the LOC125553958 gene encoding putative ubiquitin-conjugating enzyme E2 38, producing the protein MDASEYPHMQGGASSSSSSCRAADAAAWDAVKQQKRQRCQGSSSGDKVGSCTESNSFKASEAELQNFDSGEIEEEDYYIDDEDEGCYDDDNEGSDYEFDESDFNQQLADKFDDLDLPPGVEASVPWLQKAATDDGPGNFKSMSEIEDEIGKKYKFFKQFDTVEDFSDHHYANKPVGKAGKEWTKRIQHDWKLLENDLPASIYVRVSENRMDLLRAVMIGPQGTPYHDGLFFFDAQFPASYPASPPTVYYHSGGLRLNPNLYACGKVCLSLLGTWEGHGCEKWNSAHSTMLQVLISIQALVLNEKPYFNEPGYETYANNASGQRTALEYNDTTFQYSCRTMLYSLRRAPQHFEDLVAGHFRERGRAILAACKYYMEGNKVGSVVPDEDDEDKELESANAEGSSSGVKPKNNQVDLRAGAGVVRPASFKTNMEVLFEELLMEFNVKGADTKKFCAEKLKKSQPAAA; encoded by the exons ATGGACGCCTCCGA ATACCCGCACATGCAAGGGGGcgcgtcgtcttcgtcgtcgtcctgccgcgccgccgacgccgccgcctgGGACGCCGTGAAGCAACAGAAACGCCAGCGCTGCCAG GGATCATCATCCGGTGATAAAGTTGGATCCTGTACAGAAAGTAACTCCTTCAAAGCATCTGAAGCCGAGCTACAGAATTTTGACTCTGGTGAAATTGAGGAAGAAGATTATTATATAGATGATGAAGATGAAGGCTGCTACGATGATGACAATGAAGGATCTGACTATGAATTTGATGAAAGTGATTTCAATCAGCAGCTGGCTGATAAATTTGATGATTTAGATCTGCCTCCTGGTGTGGAGGCTTCTGTACCATGGTTGCAGAAAGCTGCAACTGATGACGGCCCTGGCAATTTTAAGTCAATGTCAGAAATAGAGGATGAAATTGGTAAGAAATACAAGTTCTTCAAACAGTTTGACACTGTTGAGGATTTCTCTGATCATCATTATGCTAATAAACCTGTTGGAAAG GCAGGGAAAGAGTGGACAAAAAGAATTCAGCATGACTGGAAACTTCTGGAGAATGATTTACCAG CGTCCATATATGTTCGTGTCTCGGAGAATCGAATGGACCTTCTCAGGGCTGTGATGATTGGGCCTCAGGGAACACCCTACCATGATGGCCTTTTCTTCTTTGATGCTCAATTTCCTGCTAGTTATCCTGCAAGTCCTCCT ACTGTATACTATCATTCTGGAGGACTTAGGCTTAATCCAAATTTGTATGCTTGTGGAAAAGTCTGCCTTAGCCTCCTAGGCACCTGGGAAGGTCATGGTTGTGAGAAGTGGAACTCAGCTCACTCAACCATGTTACAAGTGCTAATCTCCATTCAAGCTCTCGTATTGAATGAGAAGCCATACTTCAATGAGCCAGGATATGAAACATATGCCAACAATGCTAGTGGGCAGAGGACTGCCTTGGAGTATAATGACACAACATTTCAATACTCATGTAGGACAATGTTGTACTCGCTTCGTAGGGCTCCACAG CACTTTGAAGATCTCGTTGCCGGCCATTTCCGTGAGCGCGGCCGTGCCATTCTGGCTGCATGCAAATATTACATGGAGGGTAACAAAGTTGGGTCCGTAGTTCCTGACGAGGACGACGAGGACAAGGAACTGGAAAGCGCAAATGCAGAAGGATCCAGCAGTGGAGTGAAGCCAAAGAATAATCAGGTAGATTTGCGTGCAGGCGCAGGTGTAGTTCGCCCTGCATCCTTCAAGACCAACATGGAGGTTCTGTTTGAAGAGCTCCTGATGGAGTTCAATGTGAAGGGTGCTGACACCAAGAAGTTCTGTGCCGAGAAGTTGAAGAAGAGCCAGCCTGCTGCTGCTTGA